In the Blochmannia endosymbiont of Camponotus sp. genome, TACATTCTCATTATTGTTATGAAAACTATCTTTATAACATTAACTATAGAAAAATAAAATTATTATTTCTGTAGTTAATGTTATTTTCTTAATTGAACATTATCCACTGTATGATTAATACCTTTTTTTAAAATTAAATTTGCCCGTTCACGAGTAGGTAAAATATTATTTTGTAAATTCAGTCCATTTATCTTAGTCCATAATTTAGAGGCTATAGAAATTATTTTTTTTTTAGATAATTGTGTATAACGATAAAAGTAAGAATCAGGATAAGAAAAAGTAGTACAACAAAATTTTAAAAATCTATCAATATACCATTCTTGTAGTAAATCTTCTGGAGCATCGACATAAATAGAAAAATCAATAAAATCAGATACAAAAACACAAGGTAAGTTGTAATTATAATCGTAGTTAGTTTGTAAGACATTTAATCCTTCCAAAATAAGAATATCTGGCTTATAAATTATCTGTTGAACATTAGGAATAATGTCATATTTTATATGAGAATATACAGGAATTGCCATGGATCGTGTCTCTCCAGATTTAATTTTTGAAATAAAATTTACTAAACTAGCAATATCATAAGATTGTGGAAAACCTTTTTTTTTCATTAAATTTCTTTTTTTTAATATTTTATTAGAATACAAAAATCCATCAGTTGTTACTAATTCTACAATCCGGTGTTCGGGCCATCTACTAAGCAGCGCTTGCAATACTCTGGCTGTAGTACTTTTCCCCGCAGAAACACTACCAGCAATACCAATAACATATGGTATACGTTGTTCTTGAGTGTTCAAAAATTGCTCTAAGATGTTTTGTCGTTTTATATTTGAATGAATATATAAATTAAGCAACCTAACTAACGGTAAATAAATTTCTATTACTTCATTTATAGAAATATTATCATTTATGCCTCTTAAATTTATAATTTCTTTTCGAGATAATATCAATGGCATATTATCTCGAAAAGATGCCCATTCTTTACGATTAAAAGTTAAAAATGGTATAGACGAAACATGTAACATATTGTTTCTATTATAATAATAATATATGGATACATTATTATAATTAAATCTTCTATTTTAGTTCTTGAACAAAATAGAAGATTTAATTATAATAATGTACTATAGTTGAAGTGTTACAAAACATAATGATTTATGCCTTTAAAATAAAAATCTATTTTTTAGAAAATGTTTTAAATACTTTTATTATCTTAAATACAATAGTATAATAAAATATTTTTAAATATATGTTCATCAGAGTAGAATAATGCTCGTTTTGTAAAATAATAATTAATGTGATGCCGGTGTAGCTCAATAGGAAGAGCAACTGATTTGTAATCAGTAGATCAAAGGTTCGAATCCTTTTGCCGGCATCTGTAAAATTGTGATGGGGTTCCCGAGTGGCTAAAGGGAGCAGACTGTAAATCTGTCGTCGTAGACTTCGAAGGTTCAAATCCTTCCCCCATCATTTAATTATGAGTTAGTTTTATTATCCTATAGCGTGGGCATTGTATAATGGTTATTACCTCAACCTTCCAAGTTGATGATGTGGGTTCAATTCCCACTGTCCACTTTTATATAACATAATTGAACTATGCTGATATAGCTCAGAAGGTAGAGCACACCCTTGGTAAGGGTGAGGTCAGCAGTTCGAATCTGCTTATCAGCATTTACATAAATCTTCCTGTGAAGATATTAACAACTTTATAATAAAAAGATAATCTAAACATAATAAATAACTTTAATTGTAATACTAAAAACATATATACAAAACTAAAAATATTATTTAGGAGCTTTTATGAAAGGAGATAATCATCTTATCATTCATCTTAATAACTTACTGAGTGATGAAATAATGGCTGTAAACCAATATTTTTTACATGCTAAAATCTTTAAAAATTGGGGGTTACAACGTCTTAATAATATAGAGTATCAAGAATGTATGGACGAATTAGATCATGCAGGACTTTATACAAAA is a window encoding:
- the coaA gene encoding type I pantothenate kinase; the encoded protein is MLHVSSIPFLTFNRKEWASFRDNMPLILSRKEIINLRGINDNISINEVIEIYLPLVRLLNLYIHSNIKRQNILEQFLNTQEQRIPYVIGIAGSVSAGKSTTARVLQALLSRWPEHRIVELVTTDGFLYSNKILKKRNLMKKKGFPQSYDIASLVNFISKIKSGETRSMAIPVYSHIKYDIIPNVQQIIYKPDILILEGLNVLQTNYDYNYNLPCVFVSDFIDFSIYVDAPEDLLQEWYIDRFLKFCCTTFSYPDSYFYRYTQLSKKKIISIASKLWTKINGLNLQNNILPTRERANLILKKGINHTVDNVQLRK